GAAACAGGCGTGTTTTTGAATGCTTTTATAACATTTTTTACCATAACCTCTTTCACAGCAACATTAGGTAAATCAACCTTTGATGTAGAATAATAAAGCCGTATAGTATCTCTTATACCCTCCCAGGTCCACTGATCTTCGTCATCACCAATACCCATATCAGAACGTGAAACACTCTCTTTTATATGGCTGAGTTTAAATAAATCACCATCACTGACAATACCAGCTAGTTTAAGACTGTCGTTTAAAACTGGTAGAGCGTTTTCGTTTGTTATATTTATGATTTCCATAACAATGTTTATTGGTGTTTCCTCATAAACAGGGACAACCATGTTTGTGTAATACTTCTCAACAACCTCCCTTTTTCTATCAGATAAAATCTTCAAAATATCAGTGGGGCTAATGATGCCAACAATCTGTTTTCTTTTGTTAACAACAGGTAAACCATGTATCCTATTCTGATGTAGCAGCTTAGCAGCAACTTTTACATCCTGGTCCTTCTCAACCATAAAAACCTTGTCACTCATAATCAAAGCAAGCTGTTCTTCATCAGCATTCCTAAAAATATCGGTTCTAGTAACAACCCCAACAACGTTTTTTGTACCCCTCTTCAAAATAGGCATACCAGAAACATTATGCTT
The Candidatus Thermoplasmatota archaeon DNA segment above includes these coding regions:
- a CDS encoding CBS domain-containing protein, whose protein sequence is MKIEEVMSTDLIVGYVPGTVKDALKILAKHNVSGMPILKRGTKNVVGVVTRTDIFRNADEEQLALIMSDKVFMVEKDQDVKVAAKLLHQNRIHGLPVVNKRKQIVGIISPTDILKILSDRKREVVEKYYTNMVVPVYEETPINIVMEIINITNENALPVLNDSLKLAGIVSDGDLFKLSHIKESVSRSDMGIGDDEDQWTWEGIRDTIRLYYSTSKVDLPNVAVKEVMVKNVIKAFKNTPVSEVAQKMIKNNISHVPVVDENERLVGMITDIDLMACMF